The Halorhabdus sp. BNX81 genome includes a region encoding these proteins:
- a CDS encoding DUF5830 family protein, which produces MDETNDPVELGVTLLANFEDAELSMAEAVDRIETVTTDPHLTREILDTAERRGIIEREAGLVRPTTGQYVSFESQVVTRDGDFSCQRCGAGLSTGHFIRFEDDRELGPFGSSCIRKVTGRE; this is translated from the coding sequence GTGGACGAGACGAACGACCCGGTGGAACTCGGCGTGACGCTGCTCGCGAACTTCGAGGACGCCGAACTGTCGATGGCCGAGGCGGTCGACCGGATCGAGACGGTCACGACCGATCCACACCTGACGCGTGAGATTCTCGATACCGCCGAGCGCCGGGGAATCATCGAACGGGAGGCGGGACTCGTCCGCCCCACGACTGGACAGTACGTCTCCTTCGAGAGCCAGGTCGTGACTCGCGATGGGGACTTTTCGTGTCAGCGCTGTGGCGCGGGGCTCTCGACGGGCCACTTCATCCGGTTCGAGGACGACCGCGAACTCGGCCCGTTCGGGTCGTCGTGCATCCGGAAAGTGACCGGCAGAGAGTGA
- a CDS encoding VTT domain-containing protein, which translates to MEPAVRRQLGAIAAVAVVAGAVAVVGSPDALRSVVETAVDSPLAFAAVLVAVYTVRPLVLWPISAVSILVGYGLGIPLGVPVGLLGAVCTSLPAYLLARHAPRERGLFGRLHDRGSHVVDTTGAFRGVAAARLLPLPADVISYGAGLSSVPTRAFVAGTLVGQLPWVLAGVVAGSSMRTLAVEGSAGGLPLVVGAAAVGVLVLASPVIRHIADYDRLPSMGSSGSQ; encoded by the coding sequence ATGGAACCGGCAGTCAGACGCCAGCTCGGCGCGATCGCTGCAGTCGCCGTCGTCGCCGGCGCGGTCGCCGTTGTGGGTTCGCCCGACGCCCTGCGCTCGGTCGTCGAGACGGCGGTCGACTCGCCGCTCGCGTTCGCGGCCGTGTTGGTCGCCGTCTACACCGTCCGGCCGCTCGTTCTCTGGCCGATTTCCGCGGTGTCGATCCTCGTCGGCTACGGCCTCGGCATCCCGCTTGGCGTCCCCGTCGGTCTCCTCGGAGCCGTCTGTACCTCGCTGCCGGCGTATCTGCTCGCCCGTCACGCCCCCCGTGAGCGCGGTCTCTTCGGCCGACTCCACGACCGCGGTAGCCACGTCGTCGACACTACCGGCGCGTTCCGCGGTGTCGCCGCTGCGCGACTCCTGCCCCTCCCGGCGGACGTGATCTCGTATGGGGCCGGCCTCTCCTCGGTCCCGACGCGAGCGTTCGTCGCCGGGACGCTCGTGGGCCAACTCCCCTGGGTCCTGGCGGGCGTCGTCGCCGGGAGTTCGATGCGGACGCTCGCCGTCGAGGGGAGCGCCGGCGGCCTTCCCCTGGTCGTCGGGGCTGCTGCGGTCGGTGTGCTCGTCCTCGCCAGTCCCGTGATCCGTCACATTGCCGACTACGACCGACTGCCCTCCATGGGATCGTCCGGCTCGCAGTGA
- a CDS encoding HVO_2523 family zinc finger protein — protein MEESGGRPCPRCGRPLFERHCKYVCPAHGVVYDCADTFY, from the coding sequence ATGGAAGAGTCCGGTGGCCGACCCTGTCCACGCTGTGGTCGCCCGCTGTTCGAACGCCACTGCAAGTACGTCTGTCCCGCCCACGGCGTCGTCTATGACTGTGCGGACACCTTCTACTGA
- a CDS encoding adenosylcobalamin-dependent ribonucleoside-diphosphate reductase, translating into MTDAELAVDEVTLPIKRTEGDTLADRLTDNAYHNILPARYLRKNADGELIEQQEDLFERVAKNIALAEAVYEARNEDVEITVTPDQLKPDHPRRDELAEEVFGKGTSATDDAETTLSQYNVNKFAYETVVPELPADVRDHVEETAAAFQDLMENLSFMPNSPTLMNAGDELQQLSACFVDSPEDDIDDIHQTAKEAAQVFQSGGGMGYAFWRLRPYGDAVGSTGGIASGPITFMRTFDQMCETIAQGGARRGAQMGVMRVSHPDVIQFIHAKNKDVSLARTLRLNDPDDFTHTSFSDALEEARELIDDDGRVPEHLRNAVEGHLSNFNISVGITDDFMDALQNDEEFTFTNPRTGDPHIVTAETKELYDMFGLGEYVEVGEELSIPASELWDDIVEGAHENGEPGVIYLERANKEHSFDVEEHPDHRILATNPCGEQPLEEYEACNLGHINLSTLAAEDAPDWRVWSERHADDYEDFEAAVEAYLDEAIDVEELEYRIEMATRFLENVVTMSDFPVEKIEETVRDMRKIGLGIMGLAQLFIQLGVKYGSDEGDAIAGHLMQKINHDSKWASHELAEERGVFNDWEDSKYADPTEYREWFEHYVGEDADDWAEGFPIRNHNTTTIAPTGTTSMVGNTTGGCEPVYNVAYYKNVSDDVQGDEMLVEFDDYFLRVLEENGIDVDTVKQEAQEQMATNEFDGVEGLSTVPDAIGELFVTTGDLSPKQHASIQCTLQDGVDSAISKTVNAPNDSSIADAKDVFEYIYEHGGKGVTYYRDGTRSKQVLTTRAENTDFADMDTEEVIAQIEAVFGGIEAFLDDEDVRAALDGEIETLLGEADGEYADYAKKRPRPDVLHGVTQRIDTGYGKVYVNINEDPEAERPFELFANIGNSGGFTASFTEALAKTVSAALRAGVDPNEIAGELQGIRSPKVAWDKGEQIQSIPDAIGTAMRRYLDGDIERAYPQQQTLEETADEEDPEAMGHSTDGGATAASSESIEPTEPSGDQQELIENGESPECPECGSMSLYYSEGCKTCESCGWSEC; encoded by the coding sequence GTGACCGACGCCGAACTCGCCGTCGACGAGGTGACGCTCCCGATCAAGCGCACCGAGGGCGACACCCTCGCCGACCGGCTGACTGACAACGCCTACCACAACATTCTGCCGGCGCGATATCTCCGGAAGAACGCCGACGGTGAACTCATCGAACAGCAGGAGGATCTCTTCGAACGTGTCGCGAAGAACATCGCGCTGGCCGAAGCCGTCTACGAGGCGCGAAACGAAGACGTCGAGATCACGGTCACGCCCGACCAGCTCAAACCCGACCATCCCCGGCGGGACGAGCTCGCCGAGGAGGTCTTCGGGAAGGGAACTTCGGCAACGGACGACGCCGAGACGACGCTCAGCCAGTACAACGTCAACAAGTTCGCTTACGAGACGGTCGTCCCCGAACTCCCCGCGGACGTCCGTGACCATGTCGAGGAGACCGCCGCGGCGTTCCAGGATCTGATGGAGAATCTCTCCTTTATGCCGAACTCGCCGACACTGATGAACGCCGGGGACGAACTCCAGCAGCTTTCGGCGTGTTTCGTCGACAGTCCCGAGGACGACATCGATGACATCCATCAGACAGCCAAAGAAGCCGCACAGGTGTTCCAGAGCGGCGGCGGCATGGGGTACGCCTTCTGGCGATTGCGGCCCTACGGGGATGCTGTCGGGTCCACGGGCGGAATCGCGTCTGGTCCGATAACGTTCATGCGGACGTTCGACCAGATGTGCGAGACGATCGCCCAGGGCGGTGCCCGGCGGGGTGCCCAGATGGGCGTCATGCGGGTCTCCCACCCGGACGTCATCCAGTTCATCCACGCCAAGAACAAGGACGTCTCCCTGGCCCGGACGCTCCGGCTGAACGACCCGGACGACTTCACCCACACGTCCTTCTCGGACGCCTTGGAGGAAGCCCGCGAATTGATCGACGACGACGGGCGGGTTCCCGAACACCTCCGCAACGCCGTCGAGGGCCACCTCTCGAACTTCAACATCTCCGTCGGGATCACGGACGACTTCATGGACGCCCTCCAGAACGACGAGGAGTTCACGTTCACCAATCCCCGGACGGGCGATCCCCACATCGTCACCGCCGAGACCAAGGAACTGTACGACATGTTCGGCCTCGGCGAGTACGTCGAGGTCGGCGAGGAACTGTCGATTCCAGCCAGCGAGCTCTGGGACGATATCGTCGAGGGTGCCCACGAGAACGGCGAACCCGGCGTGATCTATCTCGAACGCGCCAACAAGGAACATTCCTTCGACGTCGAGGAGCATCCTGATCATCGAATTCTTGCAACAAATCCCTGCGGCGAGCAGCCCCTCGAGGAGTACGAGGCCTGTAACCTCGGACACATCAACCTCTCGACGCTGGCCGCCGAGGACGCACCCGACTGGCGAGTCTGGTCGGAACGCCACGCCGACGACTACGAGGACTTCGAGGCGGCGGTCGAGGCGTATCTCGACGAAGCCATCGACGTCGAGGAACTCGAATACCGCATCGAAATGGCGACGCGGTTCCTCGAGAACGTCGTCACGATGTCCGATTTCCCGGTCGAGAAGATCGAGGAGACGGTCCGGGACATGCGCAAGATCGGGCTGGGGATCATGGGACTGGCCCAGCTGTTCATCCAGCTCGGCGTGAAGTACGGCAGCGACGAGGGCGACGCGATCGCCGGCCACCTCATGCAGAAGATCAACCACGACTCCAAATGGGCGAGCCACGAACTCGCCGAGGAGCGCGGCGTCTTCAACGACTGGGAGGATTCGAAGTACGCCGACCCCACCGAATACCGCGAGTGGTTCGAACACTACGTCGGCGAGGACGCCGACGACTGGGCCGAGGGCTTCCCCATCCGCAACCACAACACGACGACCATCGCGCCGACCGGCACGACGTCGATGGTCGGCAACACGACCGGCGGGTGTGAGCCGGTCTACAACGTCGCGTACTATAAGAACGTCTCCGACGATGTCCAGGGCGACGAGATGCTGGTGGAGTTCGACGACTACTTCCTCCGCGTGCTGGAGGAGAACGGCATCGACGTCGATACCGTCAAGCAAGAGGCCCAGGAGCAGATGGCGACAAACGAGTTCGACGGCGTCGAGGGGCTCTCGACGGTCCCGGACGCCATCGGCGAGCTGTTCGTCACGACGGGCGACCTCTCGCCCAAGCAGCACGCCTCGATCCAGTGTACGCTCCAGGACGGCGTGGACAGCGCCATCTCGAAGACGGTCAACGCGCCCAACGACTCCAGCATCGCCGACGCAAAAGATGTCTTCGAGTACATCTACGAACACGGCGGCAAAGGCGTCACCTATTACCGGGACGGCACCCGGAGCAAGCAGGTGCTGACCACCAGGGCGGAGAACACCGACTTCGCCGACATGGACACCGAGGAGGTCATCGCCCAGATCGAGGCCGTCTTCGGCGGGATCGAGGCCTTCCTCGATGACGAGGACGTCAGGGCAGCCCTCGACGGTGAAATCGAAACGCTACTCGGCGAAGCCGACGGCGAATACGCCGACTACGCCAAAAAGCGCCCGCGCCCGGACGTCCTCCACGGCGTGACCCAGCGTATCGACACCGGCTACGGGAAGGTCTACGTCAACATCAACGAGGATCCCGAAGCCGAACGGCCCTTCGAGCTGTTCGCCAACATCGGCAACTCCGGCGGCTTCACGGCGTCGTTCACCGAGGCCCTCGCCAAGACCGTCTCGGCCGCCCTCCGGGCCGGCGTCGATCCCAACGAGATCGCCGGCGAACTCCAGGGTATCCGCTCACCGAAGGTCGCCTGGGACAAGGGCGAACAGATCCAGTCGATCCCGGATGCTATCGGCACGGCGATGCGCCGATACCTCGATGGCGACATCGAGCGGGCCTATCCACAACAGCAGACGCTCGAAGAGACCGCCGACGAAGAGGATCCGGAAGCCATGGGCCACTCGACTGACGGCGGCGCGACGGCTGCGTCGAGTGAATCGATTGAGCCGACCGAGCCGAGTGGTGACCAGCAGGAACTCATCGAGAACGGCGAGAGTCCCGAATGTCCCGAGTGTGGGTCGATGTCGCTGTATTACTCCGAGGGCTGCAAGACCTGTGAGTCCTGTGGCTGGTCGGAGTGTTGA
- a CDS encoding S8 family serine peptidase — protein MGTATASGEAWYIAVTDGDAADRLSRHGFEVRNQLADGDVLVVTGREGKTDRIASTSGVSAATVDVPLASPAGEGPTATPPDEVAAEGSPSRRGTATTHRSETTDEPHYDRQWDKPLIDLPAAHERTTGEGTRIALLDTGVYADHPDLDVNEDLSRVVTRETIEKRTVRDMIGHGTHVAGIATASINNDVGMAGVAPDAEVVSIRDTYDPEGGDGRYTPTLARRLAGLEYAASIDVDVVSSTGSPAGRIRSFPPAARANALAKASRRLIQQAVDSGTVVVQAAGNYFLPPEGGTNFQDGGGTMFPGSVPSALTVGATGPTDERAYYSHYGLGYLDIVAPGGGYGSFEKTFESADVDRPYPTNGVFSTTKPGTRLAENSGFPESDRYGYSLGTSMATPQAAGVAALVRSIAPDVNPYRVIQALKQSADGKKGPELGSGRLNAAAALESSVLDGARE, from the coding sequence ATGGGGACTGCTACCGCGTCCGGCGAGGCGTGGTATATAGCTGTCACGGACGGCGACGCCGCTGACCGCCTTTCCCGGCACGGGTTCGAAGTCCGGAATCAACTCGCCGACGGCGATGTCCTGGTGGTAACAGGCCGCGAAGGCAAGACTGACCGCATCGCGTCGACGAGTGGTGTCTCCGCCGCGACGGTCGACGTACCGCTTGCTAGCCCCGCTGGGGAGGGCCCTACAGCGACCCCACCGGATGAGGTGGCCGCTGAGGGGTCACCCTCTCGGAGGGGAACTGCCACAACCCACCGATCGGAGACGACTGACGAGCCTCATTACGATCGCCAGTGGGACAAGCCGCTCATCGATCTGCCCGCGGCCCACGAACGGACGACAGGCGAGGGAACCCGGATCGCCCTCCTCGATACAGGTGTCTACGCTGACCATCCGGATCTGGACGTCAACGAGGATCTCAGTCGTGTCGTCACACGGGAGACCATCGAGAAGCGCACTGTCCGCGATATGATCGGCCACGGCACCCACGTCGCCGGCATCGCCACCGCCTCGATCAACAACGACGTGGGTATGGCCGGCGTCGCGCCCGACGCTGAAGTGGTTTCGATACGTGACACCTATGACCCGGAGGGGGGCGACGGGCGGTATACGCCGACGCTGGCACGTCGTCTCGCCGGCCTGGAGTACGCGGCGAGCATCGATGTCGACGTTGTCTCCTCGACGGGGTCACCGGCCGGACGTATCAGGTCGTTCCCGCCGGCGGCCCGCGCGAACGCACTCGCCAAGGCCAGTCGTCGACTCATCCAACAAGCGGTTGACTCGGGGACAGTTGTCGTTCAGGCAGCCGGGAACTATTTCCTTCCCCCGGAGGGTGGCACGAACTTCCAGGACGGGGGCGGGACAATGTTTCCAGGGTCCGTTCCGAGTGCGCTCACCGTCGGCGCGACCGGCCCGACGGACGAGCGAGCCTACTACTCCCACTATGGGTTGGGTTACCTGGATATCGTGGCACCAGGCGGCGGCTACGGGTCCTTCGAGAAGACCTTCGAGTCGGCGGACGTCGACCGGCCGTATCCGACAAACGGAGTGTTTAGTACCACAAAGCCGGGAACCCGCCTCGCGGAGAACAGTGGCTTTCCCGAGAGCGACCGGTACGGATACAGCCTCGGGACGTCGATGGCGACGCCACAGGCGGCCGGCGTCGCCGCCCTCGTCCGCTCGATCGCCCCCGACGTGAACCCCTATCGTGTGATACAAGCTCTCAAGCAGAGTGCTGACGGCAAGAAAGGTCCGGAGCTTGGGTCCGGCCGACTCAACGCCGCGGCGGCACTCGAATCGTCGGTTCTCGACGGTGCACGCGAGTGA